The region GATAAAGAACGGCTTGATGTCGCGCATAAAGGCGTCGGTGGCGGTGGTCATGCAGCCGATGTGGGCGTACACGCCGGTGATCAAAAGCTGATTGCGGCCGGTCTCTTTCAGCATCTGCTCCAGCGGCGAGCGGTGAAACGCGCTGTAGCGCCACTTCACCAGCACGGTGTCCGCTTCGTCCGGGGTCAGCTCTTCGACGATGCGCTGCTGCTCCGGCGAGCGGGTCAGGCCCGGCCCCCACATATCGTTCAGCAGGGCGCGGTCTTCATCGCTCTGCTCTTTCGGCTGCGCGGTGTAGTACACGGGAATGTTGTGTTCTTTGCAGTACGCGCGCAGTCTGGCGATGTTCGCCACCACCTGCTGCATCATGTCGCTATTTTCGCCCCAGAAGTTCAGAAAGTATTCCTGCATATCATGGATCAGCAGTGCGGCGCGTTCCGGCTCAAACGCCCAGTTCACCTTGTTGGTCGGCAGTTCGGCGGCGGTTGGCAGCGCGTAAGCGGTTAATTTTGGAATGGCCATTCTCTGTTCCTCAGCCCCGGGCGCGTTCAGCAAGCCACAGGCGCAACTGTTTCTTATCAACTTTGCCGACCGGCGTGAGCGGAAGCGCATCCACGCTCTCCACGCGGTCTGGCAGCTTAAATTCGGCAACGCCCTGCTCGCGCAGGAAGCGGCGCACCTCAACCGCACGCAGGGGCTGTTTCACCACCAGATACGCGCAGCTTTTTTCACCCAGCAGGCTGTCCTCCATGCTCACCAGCGCGGCATGGTTCACCGCTTCGTGGCGCAGCAGCAGGTTTTCGATCTCTTCGGCGGCGATCTTCTCGCCACCACGGTTGATCTGATCTTTCTCGCGCCCCTGCACGGTGATGTACCCCTGCTCGTCGATGGCGATCAGATCGCCGGAACAGTAAAAGCCGTCGGCGTCGAAGGCGCTGGCGTTATGTTCCGGGCTGTTGAAATAGCCGCGGAAGGTGTACGGGCCGCGCGTCATCAGACGTCCGACCTCCCCGCGCGGCAGCGGGTTGCCGTCCTCGTCCGCCACCCACACCTCATCATCCGGGCACATCGGGCGGCCCTGGGTGTTAATGATGCGTTCCGGCGCGTCGTCGAGCGCGGTGTAGTTCACCAGCCCTTCCGCCATGCCAAACACCTGTTGCAGCTGGCAGCCGATTTCCGCCGGAATACGCGCCGCAAGCGTGGCGGAGAGGCGCGCCCCGCCCACCTGGAGCAGCTTCAGGGATTTAAGCTGCGCGTTCCCCGCGCCGTCGGCAATCGCCTGCAACCACAGGCTGACCGCGGGCGGCACCAGCGAGGTGACGTTTATCTGATGCTGCTCAATCAGCGGGAAGCAGAGCGTGGCGCTCGGATCGTTCGCCAGCACCACGCAGCCGCCCGCCGTGAAAACGCCTAACGATCCCGGCGAGCTCATGGCGTAGTTGTGCGCCGCAGGGAGCGCGTTCAGATAACGGGTGTGCGCAGTGATACCGCAAATCTCGTTGCTGCGGCGGATGCTGTAGTCGTAATCGTTGTGCGTACGCGGGATCAGCTTCGGCGTGCCGGTGCTGCCGCCGGAAAGCTGGAAGAACGCCACTTCGTCGGCGGGCGTCGGGTTCGGGATGAAATTGTCCGCCGGGCGCGCAATCGCCGCTTCCAGCGCGTGTTCGCCCTTATCGCCGCGCAGCAGCACGACGCGTACCGAGCGATGCGCATCCACAAAAGTGTTGAGAAAATCATCGCCCGCGAACAGCGCGTGGTCGCGATCGGCAATCAGCACGGCGGGTTTGATCTGCAAGGCGTAAGCATTCAGTTCGCTGCGCTGATGGCTAAAGAGCGCGTTGACCGGCGCGACGCCAATTTGCAGCAGCGCGAAGAAGGTGATGTAGAACTCGGCAACGTTGCCGAGCTGCACCAGCGCGGTCTCGCCGCGATGCAGCCCCTGCGCCTGAAGGGCGGACGCCAGGTTATTCACCGACTGATGAAACGCGCGATAGGTGATGCGGCGATCGCCGTCAATAATCGCGACCGCATCGCTGTCCGCATGGTCCGTCAGGATGTGGGTCAGGGGCCGATCCTGCCAGTAGCCTTTTTCACGGTAGCGGCGGGCGAATTCCTCAGGCCAGCGGGTAAAGGGAATAGTCATGAGCGTTCCTTAGTGCAGTCCGAACACGTTGAGCATGGTGGAGAGCTTCACGCCCGTCTCGCGCCACTCGCCCACCGGGGAGGAAGCAGGCACAATGCCCGCACCGGCAAACAGGCGAACGGTATTTTGATGCAGCCGCGCGCAGCGGATAGTCACCACCCACTCGCCGTTGCCTTCGCTGTCGCACCAGCCAACGATGCCGCCAAACAGTTCACGGTCGAAGGGTTCCAGCTCGGCAATCAGCTCTTTTGCCGCCTGATGCGGGAAGCCGCTCAGGGCCGGGGTCGGGTGCAGCAGGCAGGCCAGCGTCAGGGCGTTCTCGTTTTCACGCGCGTCACCTTCTACCGGCGTGGCCAGATGCCACAGCGTTGGCGTGGTGATGAGCTGCGGGGAAGACGGCATGCTCAGATGATGGCTGCGCGGTTGCAGAAGGGTTTTCATCGCCTGGGTCACCAGGTCGTGTTCGTGACGGTCTTTTTCGGAAGCCAGCAGCTTAGTGCCCGCTTCGCGATCCAGCACATCGTCCGGCTGACGGCGCGCGGAGCCTGCCAGCGGCAGCGAGCTAAAATGCGCGCCCTCTTTACGCAGCAGCAGTTCCGGGCTGGCACCCAGCAGTACGCCGCCGTCTTCCAGCGGCACGTGGAAGTTAAAGCTCGCCGGGTTCTGGGCGATCAGGCGCTCCATCAGCGCGCTGCTATCAATCTTTTTGTCGGTGGCGATATCAATCAGGCGCGACAGCACCACCTTATTCACCTGCGGCGTGGCGGTGAGCGACGCGGCGCGAGCGACCATCTCCTCGAAAACCGGCTGCGGTGGGATCTCGGTGCGCTGTTGCACATTCAGCGTCTGCGCGCCGGAGGCGTAGCGTGCGGACTGCTGACGCGCCGGGCGGGAGAAGGTTTGCCAGCGTTGCGGAATATACAGCGACGACGGTTTGCGGGTATCGAAGGGGATCGCCCCGACCATCACCGGATGGGCAATGCCGCTGGCTTTCGCTTTCCGGAAAGCCTGGGCTAATTTCTGCTGAAAGGGACCTGCCGGATCGTCACCGCCGACGGCGGGTTCAGAAAAACGGGCAAAACAGCCGGACGTGGTAAAACTGCGGTAAGGCGACATAAAGAAAAAGCTGTCTGATTGCAGCGTAGTCGCGGTGTGCTGAACTTCCTCAGCCAGGGACGTGTCCATATCATCCTCCTTAAAATGATAAAAGAAGCAATAATGATTATCATTTATATTTTCGTCGGCTAACCTAATCCCACATCGCCCCGCTGTCAACCATCGGGCAATTAACTTGTGCGACAAACGCTTGCATCCCTTCCCCGCAACCATGAAAATGAGAAGCATTATCTTCAATAAAAACAGGATGCCGCTCTGTGAAACTCCCTGCCGTTTGCCGCAATGCCCTTCTTCTGACAGGACTTTTTGTTTTAGGACTAACCTCAGCGGTCGCCGCCGACTGGCCGCGCCAGGTCACCGACAGCCGCGGTGTGTATACGCTTGAGAGCAAACCGACGCGCATTGTCTCCACCAGCGTGACCTTAACCGGCTCTCTGCTGGCGATTGACGCGCCGGTCATTGCCAGCGGTGCGACCACGCCGAACAACCGCGTGGCGGATGCGCAGGGCTTCCTGCGCCAATGGGGGGATATTGCAAAACAGCGTAATGTTGCCCGGCTGTACATCGGCGAGCCGAGCGCCGAAGCGGTCGCGGCCCAGATGCCGGACCTGATTTTGATCAGCGCCACCGGCGGGGATTCCGCGCTGGCGCTGTACGATCAGCTCTCCGCCATCGCCCCGACGCTTATCATTAACTACGACGACAAAAGCTGGCAGGAACTGCTCACCCAGCTGGGGACGATCACCGGGCACGAAAAACAGGCCGCTGAACGCATCGCTGCCTTTGATAAACAGCTCGCCCAGGTGAAACAGCAGATGAAACTGCCGCCGCAGCCGGTGAACGCCATCGTCTACACCGCCGCCGCGCACACGGCGAACCTGTGGACCGCGGAATCGGCGCAGGGCAAGCTGCTGCACCAGCTGGGCTTTACGCTGGCGGACCTGCCCGCCGGGCTGCACACCTCGAAAAGCCAGGGCAAGCGCCACGACATCATTCAACTGGGTGGAGAAAATCTGGCGACGGGGCTGAACGGTGAAGGGTTGTTCGTGTTTGCGGGCGACCAGAAAGATGTGGATGCGATTTACGCTAATCCGCTGCTGGCGCATTTGCCGTCGGTGAAGAACAAACGCGTCTGGGCATTGGGAACCGAGACGTTCCGCCTGGATTATTACAGCGCGATGTTGGTGTTGCAGCGTTTGAATTCAATTTTTAAATAAGTGGCACATTCCCCGTAGGCCCGGTAAGCGCAGCGCCACCGGGCGTTTTGTCGGGTGGCGGCTACGCCTTACCCGACCTACAGGGGCTGCCTGAACCGACGCAACTCCGCCAAAACCGCCAATAAAATCACGCCAACAACGGCTAACACAAACCCGCTGCTGCTCGCCGAGGCCACCGGGGTCATAATCGCCCCCAGCCCGCCGAGGATCGCCGCGCCGATCGCATCGCCCGTCACGTTCTGCGCGGTCCACAGGCCGTTAATGCGCCCGAGCATCCCTTCCGGCGTCTGGGTCTGGATCAGGGTGTACTGCAAAAGCGAACTGACGGCGCTCAGCCAGCCGAAAATCACCAGACACATTACCCCCAGCGCCCACACCGGCATCAGGCTGAAAAAGCCAATGGCGATAAACGAGGCCAGCGTCGCCACCAGCATAATCAATCCCGGTCTCGCGCTCTGCGCCAGGTTGCCGCTGGTGAGTGCCCCGAAGGCCGCACCGAGCGGAATGGCGGCGTACAGCACGCCAATCTCCGAGGCGCTCATCTGCCACTCCCCCGCCAGCGCGGGGTAGAGCACGCGCACCGCGCTTGCCATCGTCAGCAATCCACCGAGCAGCGCAATGCCACCTATCAGCGGGTTGCTGAACAGAAAACGAATCGCAGCCATCAGCGATTTCAGCGGATGCTCGCGCGGCTGCGGCGGAGGCGGCAGGAGCGGCAGACGCAGCAGGGTCAGGGTGGTGATAAACGTTCCCGCCGCCGCCAGCCCGTAGTTCCACGCCACATTGCCGGTCGCCAGCAACAACCCGCCGACCATCGGCGAAATCACTGAACCCAGACGCACGGTGAGCATGGTAATCGCCCCCGCCTGCATCAGGTTTTCGCGCCCGACCAGCGCAGGCGTGGCCGCCAGCAGCGCCGTCACGCCCAGCGAGGCAAAAAAGCCGTCCCACAGCCCCAGCGCGTAAATGGCAATCAGCGACGGCTCCGGCAGCATCGCGTTCAGGCACAGCCCGATAAAGCCCACGCCGCAGGTGCCGCGCGCCAGCAGGATCAGCTTCTTACGCTCGTAGCGGTCCGCCAGCACGCCGCCGACCATCAGGCCGATGAACATCGCCCCGCCGGTTAAGGTGACGGATAACCCCACCAGCCAGCTGGAGTGGGTCATGGACTGGATCTGTACCGGCACGGCGACGCCGAGCAGGCCGAGGGACAAAATGGAGATAAAGCGAGCGATAAAAACGGCGCGATACGCCGGGTGCGTTTTCAGCAGGCTGAGGTTGAGCAGCCAGGATTTTTGATTCATGACAAAGCCTTGAGTCTAATTCTACCCATTCCATGGGCGCACATGCTAACATAGCCAAATAAGATAGATAACGATAATCACTATCATTATCAAATCATGGATGTTGCTATGTCGTTTTCCTCTTCTGCGGTGCGCGCCGTTGCCGTGCCCGCGTTATTGCTACTGCTAATCCTTGCGATTGCACTCAGCCTGCTGGTCGGCGCGAAGCCGCTGCCCGCGTCCGTTATCGTTGATGCGCTCTCCGGCACCTGCCAGAGCGCAGACTGCACCATCGTGCTCGACGCGCGCCTGCCCCGCACCCTTGCCGGACTGCTGGCCGGTGGCGCGCTCGGCCTTGCCGGTGCCCTGATGCAAACCCTCACCCGTAACCCGCTGGCGGACCCCGGCATTCTCGGCGTTAACTCCGGGGCCAGCTTTGCCATCGTGCTCGGCGCGGCGCTGTTCGGGTTAACGTCGCCCTCTGAACAGCTGGTGATGGCCTTTTGCGGCGCGCTGGCCGCCTCGCTGGTGGTCGCGTTTACCGGCAGTCAGGGCGGCGGTCAGCTCAGCCCGGTACGTCTGACGCTGGCGGGCGTGGCGCTCGCGGCGGTGCTGGAAGGCTTGTCCAACGGCATCGCCCTGCTCAACCCGGACGTGTATGACCAGCTGCGCTTCTGGCAGGCTGGTTCGCTGGATATTCGTACCCTTGAAACCTTAAACGTGGTGGTGATCCCGGTGATTATCGCCGCCGCCGTGGCGCTCTTTTTAAGCCGATCGCTGAACAGCCTGAGCCTCGGCAGCGACACCGCGACCGCCCTCGGCAACCGCGTGGCGCGCACGCAGCTGACGGGTCTGCTCGCCATCACGGTACTGTGCGGCAGCGCGACCGCCGTGGTCGGTCCCATTGCCTTTATCGGCCTGATGATGCCGCACATGGCGCGCTGGCTGGTGGGGGCGGATCACCGCTGGTCGCTGCCGGTCACGCTGCTGGCGACCCCTGCCCTGCTGCTGTTTGCCGACGTACTGGGCCGCCTGCTGGTGCCGGGTGAACTGCGCGTCTCGGTGGTCAGCGCCTTTATCGGCGCGCCGGTGCTGATCTTCCTGGTACGACGCAGACCGGGAGGTAGCGCATGATGGCTCCATCCCGTCGTTTACTTACCAGCGTCTCCCTGCTTGTCGTCGCCAGTCTGCTGCTGGCGGTCTGGAGCCTGCAAAGCGGCGCGGTGACGCTTGATTTTTCTCAGGTGTTTAACGCCCTCATTGGCAGCGCGCCGCGCAACATCACCATGGTGGTGACGGAGTGGCGACTGCCGCGCGTGGCGATGGCGATCCTGGTCGGCGCGGCGCTCGGGGTTAGCGGTGCGATATTCCAGTCGCTGATGCGTAACCCGCTGGGCAGCCCGGACGTGATGGGCCTGAATACCGGCGCATGGAGTGGCGTGCTGGTGGCGATGGTGCTGTTCGGACAGCATCTGACGGCGATCACCTTTACGGCGATGGCGGGCGGCATTCTCACCTCCCTGCTTATCTGGGCGCTGGCCTGGCGCAACGGCATCGACACCTTCCGCCTGATCATCATCGGGATCGGCATCCGCGCGATGCTGATGGCCTTTAATACCTGGCTTCTGTTGCAGGCGTCGCTGGAAACCGCGCTCTCCGCCGGGCTGTGGTACGCCGGTTCCCTTAACGGTCTGACGTGGGGAAAAACCTGGCCCGCCGCGCCGCTGATTTTGCTGATGTTTATCGGCGCGCTGCTGCTGGTGCGGCGCATGCGCCTGCTGGAGATGGGCGACGACAGCGCCTGCGCGCTGGGCGTGAGCGTGGAGCGTTCGCGCCTGCTGCTGATGCTGGTCGCCGTACTGCTGACCGCCGCCTCTACCGCCATCGCCGGGCCGATCTCGTTTATTGCCCTCGTCGCGCCGCATATTGCGCGGCGTCTTAGCGGGACGGCGCGATGGGTCTTAACCCAGGCGGCGCTGTGCGGCGCGCTGCTGCTGCTGGCTGCCGATCTCTGCGCCCAGCGGCTGTTTATGCCTTATCAACTGCCGGTGGGCGTGGTAACCGTCAGCCTCGGCGGGATTTACCTCATCGTCTTGCTCGTTCAGGAGTCACGCAAGAAATGACAGATTCAACCACCCGCTTGCGCGGCGAAAACTTGACCCTCGGCTACGGCAAAAAGATCATTGCCCGTGATTTATCCGTCGCCATTCCGGACGGCCACTTCACCGCCATTATTGGTCCGAACGGCTGCGGCAAATCGACACTGCTGCGCACGCTGAGCCGCCTGATGACGCCGGTTGAGGGCAGCGTGTATCTCGACGGGGAGCAGATCCAGCGCTTCGCCAGCAAAGAAGTGGCGCGCCGAATTGGTCTGCTGGCGCAAAACGCCACTACGCCGGGAGACATTACGGTACAGGAGCTGGTCTCGCGCGGACGCTACCCGCACCAGCCGCTGTTTACCCGCTGGCGCAAAGAGGACGACGAGGCGGTGAAGCGCGCGATGCAGGCGACGGGGATCACCGATCTCGCGCAGCAAAGCGTGGACACCCTCTCCGGCGGACAGCGCCAGCGGGCGTGGATCGCCATGGTGCTGGCGCAGGAAACCGCCATTATGCTGCTGGACGAGCCAACGACCTGGCTCGATATCAGCCATCAGATTGACCTGCTGGAGTTGCTGAGCGAGCTGAACCGCACGCAGGGGTATACCCTGGCGGCGGTGCTGCACGACTTAAATCAGGCGTGCCGCTACGCGACGCATCTGATTGCCTTGCGAGACGGCGAAATTGTGGCGCAGGGCGCGCCGAAGGAGATTGTGACGCCGGATCTGATCGCGCAGATCTACGGCATGCGCTGCATGATTATCGAGGATCCGGTGGCGGGTACGCCGTTGGTGGTGCCGTTGGGTCGGCGGTAATTGCCGGGTGGCGGCTACGCCTTACCCGGCCTACATTTTGCTCCCGTAGGCCCGGTAAGCGCAGCGCCACCGGGCATTTGCACTATCCTAAAATTTCCTTCAGTACCGGCCCTATCTTCTCAAACGCCTGCGGTGAAATGATATCCACGTGGGCGCAGTCCTGACTGTACACCTCCAGCTCACTCACCCACGGCGACCACGCAACATGCGGATCCATCGTTCGCGTGCGCTCGGCAACAAACAGCGTTGCTTTGCCGTTAAACCGCGCGCTGTGCGCCGTGGTAAGCAGTCGCACCGCGTCCGCGTAGTTGCCTTCAATGGCATTAAACAACTCGCCGGAGCCCTGCCCCTGCTGGGCGGCGATAAACGCCTGACGTTCGCGTTCGATCTCCGCCAGTACCTCCGGATCGAGGCCGTTGGCCTCTTTCTCCGACCAGTTCTGGGTTTCCGGCGGCCAGGTATCCAGCAGGCCGAGGAACGCCACCGCTTCACCCTGCTCGCGCAGACGGGCGGCAATGCCCTGCGCCAGCGTGCCGCCGAGGGAATAGCCGAACAGATAATACGGCCCCTGCGGCTGCTGCTTACACAACGTAGCCAGGTGGTGCTCAATGACCCCATCCAGATCCGCACACTGCTGCATCGGCCCGTCAGGTCGGGGAGACTGAATGCCGACGATTGACCAGCGCGGGCTGAGGTAGCGCGCCAGCACGCTAAACTGCCAGGCAAAGCCGGACGCCGGATGGAAGCAGAACAGCGTCGGCCCGCTGCTTTCACGCAGCGGGAGAAGAGTTTCATACCCCAGACGCTGCGCCTGCTCGTCGCTCATCTGCGAGTCCAGCAGCGCGCTGAGCTTGCTCACCGTCGAGGCGACCATAACCTGCCCCGGCGTGACCTTGCGGTTAAACGCGCGGCTGAGCTGAGCCGCGAGGCGCATCGCCAGCAACGAGTGACCGCCGAGGGCAAAGAAGTCGGCTTCGATATCGTTCACCGCGCAGCCCAGCAGGAGAGAAAACGCCTGCGCGACGGCGACTTCGGTTTCCGTCTCCGGCGCGCGGCCGGAGGTTTTACTGGTCAGCTCCGGCAGCGGCAGCGCCTTGCGATCCAGCTTGCCGTTGGCGCTTAACGGCAGCGCACTGATTTGCAGCACCACCACCGGCACCATATGCGGCGGCAGCCGGGCTTTAAGTGATTCAAGAAGCGCATCGCGATCCAGCGGTAAGCCGGATTCAGAAACCACATAGCCCACCAGCTGGCGGGCATCCCCGCCCGTGGCTGCGGCCTGGTTGAACACGCAGGCGTGCGCCACGGCCTGAGCCACGTCCGGCAGCGCGAGCATCGCCCGGTCAATTTCGCCCAGCTCAATGCGCTGACCGCGGATTTTGAGCTGGTCATCGCTGCGGCCCAGATATTCCACCGCGCCGTTGTCCAGCCAGCGGGCAACGTCGCCGGTGCGGTACATGCGCTCACCGGGGACGAACGGATCGGCGATAAAGCGGCTGGCGGTGAGGTCCGGACGGTCCAGATACCCCTGCGCCAGCTGAATGCCGGTGAGATACAGATCCCCCGCCACGCCAAACGGCACCGGGCGCATCATTGCGTCCAGAATGCGCAGCCCCGTATTCCACACCGGGAAGCCGATCGGCACGCTGTTGCCCTCCACCGCCGCCAGTTCAGGGCCAAACGCCGGATACCAGCTGACGTCCACCGCCGCTTCGGTCGGGCCGTAGAGGTTGTGCAGCGGTACATGAGTGAGCTGCTCCCACTCGCGGCACAGCGCGGTGGGCAGCGCCTCGCCGCTACAGAAGACCTGCTTCAGCGTATTGCAGCAGTCCACGTTTTCCGGCGTCAGCGAGGCGACAAACGCCGCCAGCATCGACGGCACGAAGTGGGTGGTGGTTACGCCATATTCTGCGAAGAAACGCTGCATCGCCTGCGGATCGCGGTGCGCGTCCGGCTCGGCCATCACCAGCTTCGCCCCGGCGATAAACGGCCACCAGAACTCCCACACCGACACGTCAAAGCTGCACGGCGTTTTCTGCGCCACCACGTCATGCGCCGCCAGTGGATAATGATCCTGCATCCATTTCAGGCGGTTAACGATGGCGGTATGCCCAACCATGACCCCTTTCGGGCGTCCCGTCGAACCGGAGGTGAAGATGATGTACGCGGTCTGCTCCGGCTTCGCCAGCCGCAGAGGTTCAGCATCGGTGGTTGGTAATAGCATGTTGTAACTAAAAGCAGGAATAGGCAGATCGCTAAAGCGCGGGAGCTGCTCGTCGGTGGTAATGAGCAACGAAGGTTTGGCATCCTCCAGCATCATCCGCAGACGGTCGTCCGGGTAACCGGTATCCAGCGGCAGCCACGCGGCCCCTGCTTCAACAATGCCGTGCAGCGCCAGGGTCAGAAACATCGAGCGCGGGAGGGCCACCGCCACGCTGTCGCCCGGCTTCACGCCGCGTTCGCGCAGCAGGTTTGCCAGCGCGACCACCTGCTCGCGCATCTGACGATAGCTGAGTTCAATACGGGCATCCGCCAGCGCGGGGGCGTCCGGCGTTTTGCCTGCCTGCTCCGCCACCAGATCCGCCAGCGTGGTGGACGGTAGCGCCAGCCCGGTATCGTTGATGCGCGCCAGCTGTGTGTATTCCTGCTCAGAAACCGTTTCCACCTCACCGCAGCGCAGGTCAGGGTTGGCCGCAAACTGCGTCAGCATCGCGTCCAGGCGCGCCGCGTGACGCTTCAGCGTCGCCTCGTCGTAACGCTGCTTATTGGCGAGGATCTCAATGCTCAAGCCACCCTGCTCGTCCGGGAACAGCGCCAGCTCCAGATCGTTCACCGGGCCGGTTGCCAGCGTGTGGGTGATAGCCTCCACGCCGTCGAGATCCAGCTGATAATCGAACACTTTGACGTTCAGCACCGGGCCGAACAGGGCTTCGTCGCCCGCGGCCTTCCCGCTGTCGCGCACGATCTGCTCGGCGTCGTAACGCTGATGGCGGCGCATTTTTTTCAGCTGGTTCGCCAGACGCAGCGCCAGTTCCGGCAGGCTCTCCTGCGGGTTAATATTCACCGCCAGAGGCAGGACGTTGAGCACCGGGCCGGTCGCGGTCAGCGCGGCAGACCCCATGCGGCGCATAAAGATAAACCCGGCGGCGTAATCCAGCCGTCCGGTCAGGCGGCCCAGCCACAGCGCCACCAGCGCAAGGACCAGATCGGTGCGCTGCACCTGCCCTGCCGCCTGTGCAATCTGGCTAAAGGCGCGAGCGTCAATTGCAATTTTCAGGCGCAGGATGTCGGTGGTGGCGGCGCGTCCCGGCAAGGGCGCGGAGGAGAGCGAGACCGGAGAAGGCAACTGCCTGCGCTGCTCGGCCCAGAAGGCACCGTCACGCAGATACGCCTCGCTGTCGCGATAGCGCTGATACTCTTCCACCACCTCGGCAAACGGCGTAAACGGGGAGACAGGCGTCGGTTCACCCTTTATCCACGCAGCGTAAATGGCGGCGATCTGACGGGTAATGGCCGGGAAACTGAAGCCATCCACTACCAGATGGTGATAACGCTGATACCAGTACCAGTGACTTTCGCCCACCTGAATCAACTGGTGAAACGCCAGCGGCTGACCGCTGTCGACGCGCAGGTTCTGGTTGAGATCGGCCTCCATCAGCGCCACGGCGGCGTCGTGGGAGTCAACGCGCACGATGGACGGCTCCGGCAGGATCATGGCCTCATCAACCCACTGCCACACCTCGCCGTTATCCTCGGTGAAACGCATCCGCAGGGTGTCGGCCTGCATCATGCCTTCCGCAATGGCTTTTGCCAGCAATGGTGCGTCGACAGCGCCTTTCAGTTCGGTGTAGTGCGCCACGCTCCAGGCGTTTGGCAGGGAGGAAAGCTGCTCTGCCATCCAGATCCCCGGCTGGGCGGCGACGAGAGGAAGACGGTTCATGCGCGCTCCCCCGCAAAATAAGACGGCTCAAGCGTCTGCCAGTATTCTGCCAGCCACTGCTGGCACGCCTCCTGAGATTGCGGTTCGCAGACCACGCGCCAGCCCGCGGGCAGCCCGCACTGCTGCGGCCACAGGCTGTATTGCCCGTGGTCATTTTGCAAAATGGCGAACTGTCCCTGCGGATTATCGAAAGGATTGCTGAATTCCATACAGACTCCGTTAGTGAATAAGCGGCTGCCAGAGGGTCATCAGCCCCTGCGTCAGCCCACCGCGCCAGCAAAGCGCATCGTGTCCGCC is a window of Enterobacter hormaechei ATCC 49162 DNA encoding:
- a CDS encoding isochorismatase, coding for MAIPKLTAYALPTAAELPTNKVNWAFEPERAALLIHDMQEYFLNFWGENSDMMQQVVANIARLRAYCKEHNIPVYYTAQPKEQSDEDRALLNDMWGPGLTRSPEQQRIVEELTPDEADTVLVKWRYSAFHRSPLEQMLKETGRNQLLITGVYAHIGCMTTATDAFMRDIKPFFIADALADFTRDEHLMSLKYVAGRSGRVVMTDELLPSVPATKAALRELILPLLDESDEPMDDENLIDFGLDSVRMMALAARWRKVHGDIDFVMLAKNPTLDAWWALLSREVK
- the entE gene encoding (2,3-dihydroxybenzoyl)adenylate synthase EntE; this translates as MTIPFTRWPEEFARRYREKGYWQDRPLTHILTDHADSDAVAIIDGDRRITYRAFHQSVNNLASALQAQGLHRGETALVQLGNVAEFYITFFALLQIGVAPVNALFSHQRSELNAYALQIKPAVLIADRDHALFAGDDFLNTFVDAHRSVRVVLLRGDKGEHALEAAIARPADNFIPNPTPADEVAFFQLSGGSTGTPKLIPRTHNDYDYSIRRSNEICGITAHTRYLNALPAAHNYAMSSPGSLGVFTAGGCVVLANDPSATLCFPLIEQHQINVTSLVPPAVSLWLQAIADGAGNAQLKSLKLLQVGGARLSATLAARIPAEIGCQLQQVFGMAEGLVNYTALDDAPERIINTQGRPMCPDDEVWVADEDGNPLPRGEVGRLMTRGPYTFRGYFNSPEHNASAFDADGFYCSGDLIAIDEQGYITVQGREKDQINRGGEKIAAEEIENLLLRHEAVNHAALVSMEDSLLGEKSCAYLVVKQPLRAVEVRRFLREQGVAEFKLPDRVESVDALPLTPVGKVDKKQLRLWLAERARG
- the entC gene encoding isochorismate synthase EntC, yielding MDTSLAEEVQHTATTLQSDSFFFMSPYRSFTTSGCFARFSEPAVGGDDPAGPFQQKLAQAFRKAKASGIAHPVMVGAIPFDTRKPSSLYIPQRWQTFSRPARQQSARYASGAQTLNVQQRTEIPPQPVFEEMVARAASLTATPQVNKVVLSRLIDIATDKKIDSSALMERLIAQNPASFNFHVPLEDGGVLLGASPELLLRKEGAHFSSLPLAGSARRQPDDVLDREAGTKLLASEKDRHEHDLVTQAMKTLLQPRSHHLSMPSSPQLITTPTLWHLATPVEGDARENENALTLACLLHPTPALSGFPHQAAKELIAELEPFDRELFGGIVGWCDSEGNGEWVVTIRCARLHQNTVRLFAGAGIVPASSPVGEWRETGVKLSTMLNVFGLH
- the fepB gene encoding Fe2+-enterobactin ABC transporter substrate-binding protein codes for the protein MKLPAVCRNALLLTGLFVLGLTSAVAADWPRQVTDSRGVYTLESKPTRIVSTSVTLTGSLLAIDAPVIASGATTPNNRVADAQGFLRQWGDIAKQRNVARLYIGEPSAEAVAAQMPDLILISATGGDSALALYDQLSAIAPTLIINYDDKSWQELLTQLGTITGHEKQAAERIAAFDKQLAQVKQQMKLPPQPVNAIVYTAAAHTANLWTAESAQGKLLHQLGFTLADLPAGLHTSKSQGKRHDIIQLGGENLATGLNGEGLFVFAGDQKDVDAIYANPLLAHLPSVKNKRVWALGTETFRLDYYSAMLVLQRLNSIFK
- the entS gene encoding enterobactin transporter EntS, encoding MNQKSWLLNLSLLKTHPAYRAVFIARFISILSLGLLGVAVPVQIQSMTHSSWLVGLSVTLTGGAMFIGLMVGGVLADRYERKKLILLARGTCGVGFIGLCLNAMLPEPSLIAIYALGLWDGFFASLGVTALLAATPALVGRENLMQAGAITMLTVRLGSVISPMVGGLLLATGNVAWNYGLAAAGTFITTLTLLRLPLLPPPPQPREHPLKSLMAAIRFLFSNPLIGGIALLGGLLTMASAVRVLYPALAGEWQMSASEIGVLYAAIPLGAAFGALTSGNLAQSARPGLIMLVATLASFIAIGFFSLMPVWALGVMCLVIFGWLSAVSSLLQYTLIQTQTPEGMLGRINGLWTAQNVTGDAIGAAILGGLGAIMTPVASASSSGFVLAVVGVILLAVLAELRRFRQPL
- the fepD gene encoding Fe(3+)-siderophore ABC transporter permease; this encodes MSFSSSAVRAVAVPALLLLLILAIALSLLVGAKPLPASVIVDALSGTCQSADCTIVLDARLPRTLAGLLAGGALGLAGALMQTLTRNPLADPGILGVNSGASFAIVLGAALFGLTSPSEQLVMAFCGALAASLVVAFTGSQGGGQLSPVRLTLAGVALAAVLEGLSNGIALLNPDVYDQLRFWQAGSLDIRTLETLNVVVIPVIIAAAVALFLSRSLNSLSLGSDTATALGNRVARTQLTGLLAITVLCGSATAVVGPIAFIGLMMPHMARWLVGADHRWSLPVTLLATPALLLFADVLGRLLVPGELRVSVVSAFIGAPVLIFLVRRRPGGSA
- the fepG gene encoding iron-enterobactin ABC transporter permease, translated to MAPSRRLLTSVSLLVVASLLLAVWSLQSGAVTLDFSQVFNALIGSAPRNITMVVTEWRLPRVAMAILVGAALGVSGAIFQSLMRNPLGSPDVMGLNTGAWSGVLVAMVLFGQHLTAITFTAMAGGILTSLLIWALAWRNGIDTFRLIIIGIGIRAMLMAFNTWLLLQASLETALSAGLWYAGSLNGLTWGKTWPAAPLILLMFIGALLLVRRMRLLEMGDDSACALGVSVERSRLLLMLVAVLLTAASTAIAGPISFIALVAPHIARRLSGTARWVLTQAALCGALLLLAADLCAQRLFMPYQLPVGVVTVSLGGIYLIVLLVQESRKK